In Bacteroidia bacterium, a genomic segment contains:
- a CDS encoding ABC transporter permease — translation MLRNFLVTAYRNFVRQKGYTLLNVLGLTIGVSSSLFILLYLTHELSFDKHHLRHERIFRISSHIAEPDDAFDWSVTQFPLGPELKQIYPEVEQYVRFAGNGETVLIYEDQKFTEEKVFYVDSTVFDVFSFDFIAGESEHALDEPNTIVIQESMAKKIFGDTDPIGKTLQTDGREKKSLKITGVYKDMPKNSHIRAFAMISESTADFPTEPGQWGNFGIYTYVLLHNKDEAVSFASKLPEVIEKNVKPIFDQFGITIVYELLPITDIHLKSDFEGEPEPTGEIAYIYLFAIVGFFMLLIACINYMNLATARSAKRAKEVGIRKVLGSQRSQIIGQFLAESVLIAILSMILSVIIIQVSLPGLNRVLGTSLDFNQILQPGILLSLLGILLITGIVGGSYPAFFLSSFQPSLVLKGNATKGSGHLTIRKILVWFQFVISLGLLVCTGIVFDQLQYLQNKDLGFTKDPVVRFTLKNDENRRKWMVLQEKLLQSPEIIAAATASSSPGIGFGKLLWNVEKNEGGMDQKGVDNYGVDYDYFPALGIEIVAGRNFSEEIKTDSFQAVMVNESMVKRMGWDDAIGKKIQFGTEDTLPFSYVVGVVKDFHQQWLYSPIEPLMFLPRKNNYFAHVRLQKENVDKSLAYIESQWNEVFPNTPLEYKFLNDDFYAQYEEDQRRGDIFTLFTILTIVIACLGLLGLASFTAEQRTREIGIRKVVGAGEREIVFLLTKDFVILIAFAAPVAFILSWLATYNWLNAFAFHTGLKVTTFAGSLLLTVAITLITTSYQAYRAAKSDPVKAIRYE, via the coding sequence ATGCTCAGAAACTTTCTCGTTACCGCGTACAGAAATTTCGTTCGCCAAAAAGGTTATACCCTGCTGAATGTGCTGGGATTGACCATTGGTGTTTCTTCCTCGTTGTTTATTCTCCTCTACCTTACCCATGAGTTAAGCTTTGATAAACACCATCTGCGCCACGAAAGAATATTCCGGATTTCTTCCCATATCGCCGAACCGGATGATGCGTTTGACTGGTCGGTGACTCAGTTTCCTCTTGGACCTGAGTTGAAACAAATCTACCCGGAAGTCGAGCAGTATGTGCGTTTTGCCGGAAATGGCGAAACGGTCCTCATTTATGAAGATCAGAAGTTTACGGAGGAAAAAGTATTCTATGTTGACAGCACCGTCTTCGATGTGTTTTCTTTTGATTTCATTGCGGGGGAAAGTGAGCATGCATTAGATGAACCCAACACCATTGTCATACAGGAGAGTATGGCAAAAAAAATATTCGGCGATACCGATCCGATAGGCAAAACGCTTCAAACAGATGGCAGAGAGAAGAAAAGCCTGAAAATTACGGGTGTTTATAAAGACATGCCCAAAAACTCCCATATCCGTGCCTTTGCCATGATATCGGAATCAACGGCAGATTTCCCCACCGAGCCCGGTCAGTGGGGCAATTTTGGGATTTATACGTATGTGTTGCTGCACAACAAAGATGAAGCAGTCAGCTTCGCTTCCAAACTCCCCGAGGTCATCGAAAAGAATGTTAAGCCTATTTTCGATCAGTTTGGGATCACCATTGTCTATGAATTACTGCCCATCACCGATATCCACCTGAAATCAGATTTTGAGGGCGAACCGGAACCTACCGGAGAAATCGCTTATATCTATCTTTTTGCCATTGTGGGCTTTTTCATGCTGCTGATTGCCTGTATCAACTATATGAACCTGGCGACGGCCCGTTCGGCCAAACGTGCCAAAGAAGTAGGTATCCGCAAGGTGCTGGGTTCTCAGCGCAGTCAGATTATCGGGCAGTTTCTCGCAGAATCCGTCCTGATTGCCATTTTGTCCATGATTCTGAGTGTCATTATTATTCAGGTCTCTCTACCCGGACTGAACCGTGTGCTGGGAACGTCTCTTGATTTTAATCAGATCCTTCAGCCCGGAATTTTGCTGAGCCTGCTGGGTATTCTGCTGATAACAGGTATCGTGGGAGGGAGTTATCCCGCTTTTTTCCTTTCTTCTTTCCAGCCTTCACTCGTACTGAAAGGCAACGCTACCAAAGGTTCCGGCCATCTCACCATCCGAAAAATTCTCGTATGGTTTCAGTTTGTTATTTCCCTGGGACTACTGGTATGCACGGGCATCGTATTCGACCAGCTGCAATATCTTCAAAACAAAGACCTCGGTTTTACCAAAGATCCGGTAGTCAGATTTACACTCAAAAATGATGAAAACCGCAGGAAATGGATGGTACTACAGGAAAAACTGCTTCAAAGCCCGGAAATAATTGCCGCAGCGACAGCTTCCTCCTCACCTGGTATCGGTTTTGGTAAACTACTCTGGAATGTTGAGAAAAATGAAGGCGGAATGGATCAGAAGGGCGTTGACAACTACGGTGTGGATTATGATTATTTCCCGGCACTCGGGATTGAGATCGTAGCCGGGAGAAATTTTTCTGAGGAAATCAAAACTGACTCTTTTCAGGCGGTCATGGTAAATGAATCCATGGTCAAAAGAATGGGATGGGATGATGCCATTGGGAAAAAAATACAGTTTGGCACCGAAGATACGCTCCCATTTTCCTATGTGGTTGGCGTAGTAAAAGACTTTCACCAACAATGGCTGTACAGTCCGATTGAGCCGCTGATGTTTTTACCCCGGAAAAACAACTACTTTGCGCATGTCCGCCTTCAGAAAGAAAATGTCGATAAATCGCTCGCATACATTGAAAGCCAGTGGAATGAAGTATTCCCCAACACGCCATTGGAGTACAAATTCCTCAATGACGATTTTTATGCCCAATATGAAGAAGATCAGCGCCGGGGGGATATATTCACCCTGTTTACAATCTTAACTATCGTGATTGCCTGCCTGGGACTGCTGGGTCTTGCTTCCTTTACCGCAGAACAGCGAACCAGAGAAATCGGCATCCGCAAGGTAGTGGGCGCAGGAGAGAGGGAAATCGTATTTTTGCTGACCAAAGACTTTGTCATCCTGATAGCCTTTGCAGCGCCGGTGGCCTTTATTTTATCGTGGCTGGCAACCTACAACTGGCTCAATGCCTTTGCATTCCACACAGGATTGAAAGTAACCACTTTCGCAGGCTCGCTGCTTCTGACGGTAGCGATAACGCTGATTACTACCAGTTATCAGGCTTATCGGGCAGCCAAATCAGATCCGGTAAAAGCAATCCGATATGAATAG
- a CDS encoding IS110 family transposase, translated as MTKSWIRYGVGFDLSKATFSACIKGLTEAEQEKIIATRSFQNTKAGFEAAQAWLASKCKDTDIPCRLLLEVTGVYHENLLHFFHGQGYYVSLELAKRVKSYLKSLGHDSKTDKEDAKGLASMALHRKLTQWQPVSEQLHEIRQLVRFRNTLVESRVAWENQLHAYKHAHYSIKEIVRSLKRKIAQTHKEIRTVEAQIRALIRADSQLCKRFEQILHSLPGVGWISLATVIAETDGFSAIQSAKQLTKYAGYDVIERQSGTLSGKTRISKQGNARLRTAMYMPALAHLRKKEGPLFALYQRLLLRNGGLTKKALVAVQRKLLCLIYALWKSDRPYDPKYQPKHTPKQQLAPKTEVVQTQGPDYTR; from the coding sequence ATGACAAAGTCCTGGATTCGTTACGGTGTGGGTTTCGACCTGTCCAAAGCCACCTTTTCTGCTTGTATCAAAGGATTGACCGAAGCCGAGCAGGAGAAGATCATCGCTACACGTAGCTTTCAAAATACGAAGGCGGGTTTTGAGGCTGCGCAAGCATGGCTAGCCAGCAAATGCAAGGATACCGATATTCCATGTAGGCTATTGCTGGAGGTAACAGGGGTCTATCACGAGAACCTCTTGCATTTCTTCCATGGCCAGGGGTATTATGTCAGTCTGGAGCTGGCCAAACGGGTGAAGAGTTATCTCAAAAGCCTGGGGCATGATTCCAAAACCGACAAGGAAGATGCCAAAGGGCTGGCCTCGATGGCGCTGCATCGTAAGTTGACACAGTGGCAACCCGTCAGTGAGCAGTTGCATGAGATTCGGCAGTTGGTTCGGTTTCGTAATACCCTGGTAGAGAGTCGGGTAGCATGGGAAAATCAACTACACGCCTATAAACATGCCCACTATTCCATCAAGGAAATCGTGCGTTCCCTCAAACGGAAAATCGCCCAAACCCACAAAGAAATCCGGACCGTTGAAGCCCAAATCAGGGCCCTCATACGTGCCGATTCCCAGCTTTGTAAACGGTTTGAGCAGATTCTCCATTCGCTCCCCGGTGTGGGGTGGATCAGTCTGGCCACCGTCATTGCAGAGACCGATGGGTTTAGTGCCATTCAGTCCGCCAAGCAACTGACTAAGTATGCCGGATATGATGTCATTGAACGCCAAAGCGGTACCCTCTCGGGGAAGACCCGCATTTCCAAACAAGGCAATGCCCGCCTGCGAACGGCCATGTATATGCCTGCCCTGGCACATTTGCGAAAAAAAGAAGGCCCTTTATTTGCCCTCTACCAGCGACTCCTCCTGCGCAATGGCGGACTTACGAAAAAAGCCCTCGTCGCCGTACAACGCAAACTCCTTTGTTTAATCTATGCCTTATGGAAATCGGACCGACCCTATGATCCCAAATATCAACCCAAACATACACCCAAACAACAGCTAGCCCCTAAAACGGAAGTAGTCCAGACTCAAGGCCCGGACTACACGAGATAG
- a CDS encoding 2-isopropylmalate synthase, with translation MSDRVYVFDTTLRDGEQVPGCQLNTIEKIEVAKELEFLGVDVLEAGFPISSPGDFLSVTEISKAISEPIICALTRAVEADIDCAADALKYAKRKRIHTGIGSSDIHIFNKLKTTREDIIERAIRATKYAKKYVEDVEFYCEDAGRADLEFLARMVEAVIGAGATVVNIPDTTGYCLPEQYGAKIKYLMENVSNVHKAILSVHCHNDLGMATANTIAGLSNGARQMEVTVNGIGERAGNTSLEETAMILRSHRDQLNLETNINIKRIYPTSRLITRLMRMPVQPNKAIVGRNAFSHSSGIHQDGVLKHRENYEIINPQDVGVPESSIILTARSGKAALGHRLDKLGFTITKDELAKIYDDFLAIADQKKEVQDEDLFSLMGVENANRILEIEALDIHCGKGKPARAHVSINRNGTILYNEAEGNGPVDALIKAIDRIMDIPAKLEEYLVQAITGGSDDMAKVHIQVSMNGIFYYGFGSDTDTVFATGKAYLDALNKI, from the coding sequence ATGAGTGATCGTGTTTACGTATTTGACACTACCCTCCGAGATGGCGAACAGGTGCCTGGTTGCCAGTTAAACACCATTGAAAAAATCGAGGTTGCAAAAGAACTGGAATTTCTGGGTGTGGATGTCCTGGAAGCGGGTTTTCCTATTTCCAGCCCTGGCGATTTTTTGTCTGTAACTGAGATTTCAAAGGCGATCAGCGAGCCGATTATCTGTGCCCTGACACGTGCCGTGGAGGCAGACATAGATTGTGCCGCAGATGCCCTGAAATATGCCAAAAGAAAGCGTATTCATACCGGAATAGGCAGCTCGGATATTCATATTTTCAATAAACTGAAAACTACCAGAGAAGATATCATCGAAAGAGCGATCCGCGCTACAAAATACGCCAAAAAATATGTGGAGGATGTGGAGTTTTACTGCGAAGATGCCGGAAGAGCAGACCTCGAATTCCTCGCCCGTATGGTCGAGGCGGTTATCGGTGCTGGGGCGACTGTGGTAAATATTCCCGATACTACCGGCTATTGCCTGCCTGAGCAGTACGGCGCCAAAATTAAGTATCTGATGGAAAATGTGTCCAATGTGCATAAGGCCATTCTTTCCGTCCATTGCCACAACGACCTCGGGATGGCGACTGCGAATACCATTGCCGGGTTATCCAATGGTGCCCGTCAGATGGAAGTAACGGTAAATGGAATCGGCGAACGAGCCGGGAACACTTCGCTCGAAGAAACAGCCATGATTCTTCGCAGCCACAGAGACCAACTGAATCTGGAAACCAATATCAATATCAAGCGCATTTATCCTACCAGCCGGCTGATCACACGTCTGATGCGGATGCCCGTACAGCCCAATAAAGCCATCGTAGGGCGCAATGCGTTTTCTCACTCCTCGGGCATTCACCAGGATGGGGTGCTCAAACATCGCGAAAATTACGAAATCATCAACCCGCAGGATGTCGGCGTTCCCGAATCGTCCATCATTCTTACGGCACGAAGCGGAAAAGCAGCTCTTGGCCATCGCCTGGATAAACTTGGGTTTACCATCACCAAGGATGAACTCGCCAAAATCTACGATGATTTTCTCGCCATCGCCGATCAGAAAAAAGAAGTGCAGGACGAAGACCTTTTCTCTCTCATGGGGGTTGAAAACGCCAACCGAATCCTTGAAATTGAAGCACTGGATATCCACTGTGGAAAAGGAAAACCTGCCCGCGCTCATGTAAGCATCAACCGCAACGGTACCATCCTCTACAATGAAGCTGAAGGCAATGGCCCGGTAGATGCCTTGATAAAAGCCATTGACCGGATCATGGATATCCCCGCAAAACTGGAAGAATACCTCGTGCAGGCCATCACTGGTGGAAGCGATGATATGGCGAAGGTACATATTCAGGTAAGCATGAATGGCATTTTTTATTATGGGTTTGGTTCAGATACAGATACGGTTTTTGCCACGGGAAAAGCTTATCTTGACGCACTAAACAAAATTTAA
- the leuC gene encoding 3-isopropylmalate dehydratase large subunit translates to MSRTLFDKIWDSHVVTRTEGSPDVLYIDRHFIHEVTSPQAFSGLRKRGIPVFRTGQTIATADHNVPTENQDKPISEPMSRMQVDALINNCKEFGIDLYGLGHPFQGIVHVIGPELGITLPGMTIVCGDSHTSTHGALGALAFGIGTSEVEQVLASQSILKEKPASMRISIDGELGPGVTAKDVILYIISKISTSGGTGYFVEYAGSAIRALSMEARMTICNMSIEMGARGGMIAPDQTTYDYIEGREFAPKGAAFAKAVEYWKTLPTDEGAVFDMEYHFDAADIEPMITYGTNPAMGISISANIPSMDEMPSESDRLALEKSLKYMGLEAGSPMLGKPVDYVFIGSCTNSRIEDLRQVAALVKGRKKASHVQALIVPGSQQVRAQAQAEGLDKILADAGFFLRDPGCSACLGMNEDKVPAGKYCVSTSNRNFEGRQGPGARTFLASPLTAAATAILGRIADARELLS, encoded by the coding sequence ATGAGCAGAACATTATTTGATAAGATCTGGGACAGCCACGTCGTAACCCGGACAGAAGGAAGTCCGGATGTGCTGTATATCGACAGACATTTCATTCACGAGGTGACCAGCCCTCAGGCTTTTTCCGGTTTGCGGAAAAGGGGTATTCCCGTATTTCGTACCGGCCAGACCATTGCTACTGCTGATCACAATGTGCCAACCGAAAATCAGGATAAACCCATCAGCGAGCCGATGTCCCGGATGCAGGTAGACGCCCTGATCAACAATTGTAAAGAATTTGGCATCGATCTATATGGCCTTGGCCATCCCTTTCAGGGAATTGTTCATGTCATCGGGCCGGAACTGGGCATTACCCTGCCCGGTATGACCATTGTCTGTGGCGACAGTCATACCTCTACCCATGGTGCTTTGGGTGCGCTGGCATTTGGTATCGGAACGAGCGAAGTAGAACAGGTACTTGCCTCGCAAAGTATCCTAAAGGAAAAACCTGCCAGCATGCGTATCTCTATCGATGGCGAACTGGGCCCGGGTGTGACAGCCAAAGACGTGATCCTTTACATCATTTCGAAGATTTCTACTTCAGGCGGTACGGGTTATTTTGTGGAATATGCAGGTTCGGCGATTCGTGCGCTTTCCATGGAAGCGAGGATGACCATCTGCAACATGAGTATTGAGATGGGGGCAAGAGGGGGAATGATCGCCCCTGACCAGACGACCTATGATTATATTGAAGGCCGTGAATTTGCCCCAAAAGGAGCAGCATTTGCGAAGGCCGTCGAATACTGGAAAACACTTCCGACCGATGAGGGGGCGGTTTTCGACATGGAGTATCATTTCGATGCCGCAGATATTGAGCCTATGATTACTTACGGTACAAATCCTGCAATGGGCATCAGTATCTCGGCGAATATCCCCTCCATGGACGAAATGCCTTCTGAGAGTGACCGGCTGGCGCTGGAAAAATCGCTCAAATATATGGGGCTTGAAGCAGGCAGCCCAATGTTGGGAAAACCCGTGGATTATGTCTTCATCGGTAGCTGTACCAACAGCCGGATTGAAGATCTCCGGCAGGTCGCAGCCCTGGTCAAAGGCCGTAAAAAAGCCAGCCATGTGCAGGCGCTGATTGTTCCGGGCTCTCAACAGGTAAGGGCGCAGGCGCAGGCAGAAGGACTGGACAAAATCCTGGCTGATGCGGGCTTCTTTCTCCGCGACCCGGGTTGTTCTGCCTGTCTGGGGATGAACGAAGATAAAGTACCGGCAGGCAAATACTGTGTTTCTACCTCAAACCGCAATTTTGAAGGGAGACAAGGGCCTGGTGCGCGGACATTTCTCGCAAGTCCGCTGACTGCCGCAGCTACTGCAATTTTGGGCCGCATTGCTGATGCGAGAGAACTTTTATCCTGA
- a CDS encoding acetyl-CoA C-acyltransferase — protein sequence MNEVYIISAVRTPIGSFGGSLSTVSATQLGAAAIKGALAKAGVDFSLVDEVYMGNVCSANLGQAPARQAALFAGLGNNVPCTTVNKVCSSGLKSVMLAAQSIMLGHGDIMVAGGMENMSQVPFYLPNARYGYGYGNGQLIDGLAKDGLTDVYNQQAMGVCADNTAKVHNISREEQDEYAINSYKRVAKATDSGALTDEIVPVEVPQRKGDPILVNQDEEYKKVFFDKIPGLRPAFTKDGTVTAANASTINDGASAIILASQKMVNELGLKPVARILAFADAAQEPEWFTTAPTLATPKALQRAGLTLGDVDYFEVNEAFAVVALAYQKMLEIDANKVNVHGGAVALGHPLGASGARILTTLNGVLHKNSGEIGLAAICNGGGGASAMVIQRM from the coding sequence ATGAACGAAGTTTATATCATTTCCGCTGTAAGGACGCCCATCGGTAGTTTTGGTGGCTCGCTTTCTACGGTTTCTGCCACTCAACTGGGTGCCGCAGCGATTAAAGGTGCACTGGCGAAGGCTGGTGTGGATTTTTCGCTGGTTGATGAAGTATACATGGGAAATGTTTGCTCGGCAAATCTGGGCCAGGCGCCTGCCCGTCAGGCGGCGCTGTTTGCCGGCCTTGGCAACAATGTGCCTTGCACTACCGTCAATAAAGTTTGTTCCTCTGGTTTGAAGTCGGTTATGCTGGCTGCTCAAAGCATTATGCTCGGCCATGGCGATATTATGGTTGCCGGTGGAATGGAAAATATGTCCCAGGTTCCCTTTTACCTCCCCAATGCGCGTTACGGCTATGGCTACGGCAACGGTCAGCTGATTGACGGTCTGGCCAAAGACGGACTGACCGATGTCTATAACCAACAGGCCATGGGCGTATGCGCTGACAATACGGCCAAAGTTCACAACATTAGCCGGGAAGAACAGGACGAATACGCCATCAACTCCTATAAACGTGTAGCAAAAGCTACGGATTCCGGTGCCCTGACAGATGAAATTGTACCCGTAGAAGTGCCTCAGCGCAAAGGTGATCCGATACTGGTCAATCAGGACGAAGAGTATAAAAAGGTCTTCTTCGACAAAATCCCCGGCCTCCGGCCCGCATTTACCAAAGACGGAACCGTCACCGCAGCCAATGCCTCCACCATCAATGACGGAGCTTCGGCGATTATTCTGGCAAGTCAGAAAATGGTAAACGAACTGGGACTCAAACCTGTCGCCAGAATTCTCGCTTTTGCCGACGCTGCCCAGGAACCCGAATGGTTTACCACCGCCCCTACCCTCGCCACTCCCAAAGCCCTTCAGCGTGCAGGACTGACCCTGGGTGATGTTGATTATTTTGAAGTAAATGAGGCCTTTGCTGTCGTTGCGCTGGCTTATCAGAAAATGCTGGAAATTGACGCCAATAAAGTCAATGTCCACGGTGGAGCTGTGGCGCTGGGTCATCCCCTGGGTGCCTCCGGTGCGAGGATTCTCACCACGCTCAACGGTGTACTCCACAAAAACAGTGGAGAAATCGGCCTTGCAGCCATCTGCAACGGCGGCGGCGGCGCCTCCGCTATGGTGATTCAGCGGATGTAA
- the leuB gene encoding 3-isopropylmalate dehydrogenase: protein MKKRIAVLAGDGIGPEIIAEALKVLRAVEKSFGHEFDFVPALVGAAAIDATGNPYPAETHTICLEADAILFGAIGDPKYDNDPNAKVRPEQGLLAMRGALGLYANIRPVTTFPALIDASPLRPEIVSNVDVMIMRELIGGIYFGKPRGRSEDGNIAYDTCVYDREGILRITRLAFAYAEKRRKKVTMVDKANVLATSRLWRETVNEYAQNHPDVEYDCMFVDNAAMQLIRNPGYFDVLLTENLFGDILSDEASVITGSLGILPSASIGEKTSVYEPIHGSYPQATGKNIANPLATILSAAMMLEYEFDMQVEAALIRKAVETSISQKYTTEDIANGKQSTSQVGDFIVGEINKAAVLIK, encoded by the coding sequence ATGAAAAAACGCATTGCAGTTCTGGCCGGGGATGGTATTGGTCCCGAAATTATCGCTGAAGCCCTCAAGGTGCTCCGCGCAGTTGAAAAGTCTTTTGGACATGAGTTTGATTTTGTCCCTGCCCTCGTAGGCGCCGCAGCAATTGATGCTACCGGCAATCCTTATCCGGCGGAGACGCATACGATTTGCCTTGAGGCAGATGCGATTTTGTTTGGCGCTATCGGCGACCCCAAATACGACAATGATCCCAATGCGAAAGTTCGCCCTGAGCAGGGGCTGCTTGCCATGCGCGGTGCTTTAGGGCTTTATGCCAATATTCGACCGGTAACTACTTTTCCGGCACTCATTGATGCCTCTCCGCTAAGACCCGAGATTGTCAGCAATGTAGATGTGATGATCATGCGGGAACTGATAGGCGGGATTTATTTTGGCAAACCCCGTGGTCGCTCCGAAGATGGAAATATCGCTTACGATACGTGTGTGTATGACCGGGAGGGGATTCTTCGGATTACCAGGCTGGCCTTTGCCTATGCGGAAAAACGACGCAAAAAAGTTACCATGGTTGACAAAGCCAATGTGCTTGCTACCAGCCGTTTATGGCGTGAAACGGTAAATGAATATGCCCAAAACCATCCTGATGTAGAGTATGACTGTATGTTTGTGGACAATGCCGCCATGCAACTCATCCGCAATCCGGGCTATTTTGATGTTCTCCTGACCGAAAACCTGTTTGGTGATATTCTCAGCGATGAAGCATCCGTGATCACAGGTTCACTGGGTATTTTGCCTTCGGCTTCTATCGGTGAAAAAACCTCCGTTTACGAACCCATTCACGGCTCTTACCCACAGGCAACCGGCAAAAATATCGCCAATCCGCTGGCAACGATTCTCTCAGCAGCGATGATGCTGGAATACGAATTTGATATGCAGGTCGAAGCGGCGTTGATACGAAAGGCCGTGGAAACTTCTATTTCCCAGAAATACACCACAGAAGATATCGCCAATGGCAAACAATCTACCAGTCAGGTTGGTGATTTTATTGTTGGTGAAATCAATAAGGCAGCTGTATTGATTAAGTAA
- a CDS encoding DUF2442 domain-containing protein: MKPSTGKNTEAYLQSLESQSPDAPDFYVRQKDMLDQLIDEQGLRIRRVYVDKELDLFLVLLNSKKVIKRTLSDFPRLAKAAESAIYQYETDGLGIHWPEIDEDLSLKGFLAYELAHTDLSIRS, from the coding sequence ATGAAACCTTCGACCGGTAAAAATACAGAAGCGTATCTTCAGTCTCTGGAATCTCAATCTCCGGATGCTCCGGATTTCTACGTTCGGCAGAAGGATATGTTGGACCAACTCATTGACGAGCAGGGGTTACGGATCCGACGGGTGTATGTAGACAAGGAACTGGATTTGTTTTTGGTACTACTCAACAGTAAAAAGGTAATTAAACGTACGCTTTCTGATTTTCCCCGCCTGGCAAAGGCTGCAGAATCTGCCATATATCAGTATGAAACAGATGGGTTGGGTATTCATTGGCCAGAAATAGATGAGGATTTAAGCCTGAAAGGTTTTCTGGCTTACGAACTTGCGCATACAGATTTAAGCATACGCTCTTAA
- the leuD gene encoding 3-isopropylmalate dehydratase small subunit, with protein MSGFDKLTSTIVPLKMENVDTDQIIPARFLKATTREGFGQNLFCDWRYEKDGGLKEGFVLNDPRWSGQILVAGKNFGCGSSREHAAWALADYGFRVVVSSFFADIFKANALNNFLLPLQVSDDFLEEIFAQAEEDSETRLTVDLASQVIRIEATGREASFDINTYKKACLLHGYDDIDYLLSQKENIEAFEKKHLFPQI; from the coding sequence ATGAGCGGATTTGATAAACTTACTTCCACCATTGTACCACTGAAAATGGAGAATGTGGATACCGATCAGATTATTCCTGCCCGGTTTTTAAAAGCTACTACCCGTGAGGGGTTTGGACAGAATCTCTTTTGCGACTGGCGTTATGAAAAGGACGGCGGTTTGAAAGAAGGATTTGTCCTCAACGATCCCCGGTGGTCGGGGCAAATATTGGTGGCAGGTAAAAATTTTGGCTGCGGTTCCAGTCGTGAGCATGCTGCCTGGGCCCTGGCCGATTACGGATTTCGGGTGGTGGTTTCGAGCTTTTTTGCCGACATTTTTAAGGCTAATGCGCTCAACAATTTTCTGCTTCCGTTGCAGGTTTCCGACGATTTTCTGGAAGAAATATTTGCTCAGGCAGAAGAAGATAGTGAAACGCGCCTTACGGTGGACCTCGCTTCACAGGTTATTCGCATAGAAGCAACCGGGCGCGAAGCATCGTTTGACATCAATACATACAAAAAAGCCTGCCTGCTTCATGGATATGATGATATAGATTATCTCCTAAGTCAGAAAGAAAACATAGAAGCATTTGAAAAAAAGCATTTATTCCCCCAAATTTGA